The Streptomyces sp. NBC_00306 sequence GCTACTACTTCCGCGAGTCGCACCGCGACGAACTCCAGCGCCGTCTCCCGGGCATCGGCACCCTCAGCGACACGTTCGTCTCCGACGCGGTGACCGACGAGCGCTTCGCCTACTACCTCGGCATCAACAACGTCCTCGGCCTGATCGGTGCTTTCGGAGCACAGCGCCTCGCCGACGAGCGGATCCTCATCGCCGGCCTGCGCCGCTTCCTCGCGGCGGCCACCGGCCTCGGCTCCCCGCTGCCCGCGCAGCTCCTGGAGTCCCCGACCCTGCGCTCCAAGGCCAATCTGCTGACCCGGCTGCGCGGTCTCGACGAGCTCGTGGGCCCCGTCGACACCCAGTCCGTCTACGTCACCATCGCCAACCCCCTTCGTTCTTGAGGAAGCACACCCCTGACCGACCTGCGAGAGGAGAGCGCCGCAATGCCTCCCATCGATGCGAGCAACGGAACCGAAGCCGGTGCCGCCGCACCCCAGCTCGCCGACAGCGTCGAGGACACCCTCGATCTACGGATCCCGGACGAGCTTCTGGCGCTGTTCCGGGAGGGCGAGGCCGACGCTGCCCCCGAGCAGGTCGACGGCTGTGCCGGCGATCTGCTCGACCACCTCGCCGAATGGGGGCCGGCGACCACCTCCCACGGCTCCTTCCAGCTCGTCCCCGTGCGCGTCGAGCGGGACCTGGCCCTGATCAGCCGCTGGATGAACGACCCTGCTGTCGCAGCCTTCTGGGAGCTGGCGGGACCCGACTCCGTCACCGCCGCCCATCTGCGCACCCAGCTCGACGGCGACGGCCGCAGCTTCCCCTGCCTGGGTGTGCTCGATGGCGTGCCCATGAGCTACTTCGAGATCTACCGGGCCGACCTCGATCCCCTGGCGCGGCACTATCCGGCTCGTCCTCATGACACCGGCCTTCACCTCCTCGTCGGCGGTGTCGCCGACCGCGGCCGCGGCGTCGGCTCCACCCTGCTCAGAGCCGTCGCCGATCTCATCTTCGACAAGCGCCCCCGGTGTACACGCGTCATCGCAGAACCCGACCTCCGCAACACCCCCTCCGTCTCCGCCTTCCTCAGCGGTGGCTACCGCTACTCCGCGGAGATCGACCTTCCCCGCAAGCGGGCCGCTCTCATGGTCCGCGAGCGCGCGCTGCGCAACCTGCTGTGAACGATCCGCTGCCTTACATACACCGCTCGCCCCGCATCGGTTCCACTCGAGGAGTCCCCGTGCCCAAGCCTCCTGTCAGCTCCGACTCCGAGCACCCGTCCGCGGCACCCTTCAGCCCACCCGGCCTGACCGCCCAGCGCTGGGACCGGGCGGGAGCCCGCCTTCTCGCCAAGATGCTCGGCGAGTTCGCGTACGAGGAGATCATCGAGCCGGTACGGGACGAGGCCGGTGAGCCACCTGCGTCAGCCGGTGGCGAACGGAACCGGGAGGCTGACGCCCAGCGCCCTCAGGCACCGGGCATAGCTCCGAGCGGGAACGGCTGCCCCCGGCCCGCTCACTACACCCTCGATCTCGACGACGCCGTCCGCCTGTCCTTCAGTGCCCGCCGTGGTGCCTACGGAAGCTGGCGTGTGGACGCCGACTCCATCCGGTGCGACGACAGGCCGTATGCCGATCCGCTCGACTTCCTCGTCCGGGCCCGCAACCTCATCGACCTCGACGGCGCCACCCTCGGCCACCTGCTCCGTGAGCTCAGCGTCACCCTTGTCGCCGACACGGGTCTCGACCACACGGCACCGGCCGCCGCCGAACTCGCCGATCTCGGCTACGCCGAACTCGAAG is a genomic window containing:
- a CDS encoding GNAT family N-acetyltransferase, which gives rise to MPPIDASNGTEAGAAAPQLADSVEDTLDLRIPDELLALFREGEADAAPEQVDGCAGDLLDHLAEWGPATTSHGSFQLVPVRVERDLALISRWMNDPAVAAFWELAGPDSVTAAHLRTQLDGDGRSFPCLGVLDGVPMSYFEIYRADLDPLARHYPARPHDTGLHLLVGGVADRGRGVGSTLLRAVADLIFDKRPRCTRVIAEPDLRNTPSVSAFLSGGYRYSAEIDLPRKRAALMVRERALRNLL